ATGGTGGGGGCTGGTCCCAACCTTACGGCATCAGCGAGCATCTTATACTTGCTCTGAATCGTACCATTGTTCCTTAAATCGGTTAAGGAAACACATGCGCCTATCTTTAGGCTCCCGCCTTCCTCTGATATATCCTTCATTCCTGGAATGTTTTTGATGTTTACTACGATTTCAGGAGTTGGCATGTACCTTCTCTTAAGCCAGTCGAGTACGTCTGTTCCTCCGGCATATACTTTGGCTTTTCCTTCATTTGCTGCTAGTACTTCACATGCTTCTTCTACGGTTGTCGCATTATAATATTTGATTTCTGCTACTGATCTCATATCTTATCACCTCATGCTTTCCCCAGTACTTTCAGTATTTTATCTGGCGTTGCAGGTATTTCTCTTAGCTGTACACCTATAGCATCGGATATGGCCATCAAAATTGTTTGTGCTACTGGAGCTTGCACTCCCTCTGCACAGCCTTTAACTCCGAATGGACCGTTGATTCTTGGATTTTCTCCGTGGGCTTCACCCCAGACTGGCTCAATAACCGTCGTTATGTCCGCCAATTTAGGCGTACAAGTGACCGTCGGCATTGGCCAATACAAGAACGAATCTCCCAAGATAATGCCTTTGTCCATCCATCTTTCCTCTGTTGTCGCGGTTCCCATTCCCATAACCAAACCTGCGCCCTCTATCTGGGCCTCAAGGTTTGTAGTGTTTGCTGGAATAGGATCGGCTCCCATAACGGCCTTTGTTACGCATAATTCCCCGGTATCTGTGTTGACAGCTACTTCAAATGCGGCTGCCTGGTGGCTGTGGAATAGAACCATTCTGTAATGCGGTCCAAGACATTGCGATGTCTCAGGGTCGATATTGCCTAATAGATAGTCGTCAGGTGCATATATTCCACCATCAACGACGAATGGATCACCAATACCGCTCCAGTCATCAGGGTTGTATGATTTGCCAGATAGTTCCTCAATCTTCTTCTTTGCATTGTTTGCTGCATCTATTATAGCATAACCGCCGTGGAACGTGGCCATACTGGAGTATGAGTTGCTCGTATGTGGTACAATATCTGTGTTGACTTCTACTTTGTTGATCCTTTCTATCGGTATGTTCATGGTTTCAGCGACAAACTGCCTCCAGACAGTATTCATTCCGTGCCCTAGATCCATACTGTCACATATTATGTCTACAAGACCGTTGGCCCTAACTCTTAGGAACACTTGGTTTGTCATCATTCCTCCTTGTGTATACTTGTTTCCTCCACAGATACCTCTGCCATACTTTATTGGACCTTCGTCAGCTGGCTTCGGACCCCACTCGTCCATCATCCTCTTTGTTGTCTTCAGCACTCCCTCGAATCCCATGCTGCGCTTAATCTCGTTTACAGCGTCTCTCTCTCCTTCTTTAAGGGCGTTCTTTAGTCTTATCTCCACTTGATCCATGCCTAGTTTGTTGGCCAATTCGCTTATAGCTAACTCCACTGCAAAGCATGTCTCTGGAGAACTGAAACCTCTATATGAGAGCGTGTTTTGCGTATTCGAATAACCGGAATATCCATCGTATTTAACTGCCTGCCATCTATAAGTACCTGCGATTCCGTTCCTAGCTCTCTCGGATAATCCACCTCCGCCAAGGAATCTAGCGTATGGACCGATATAATATGAGGTTGCTTCATAGCCTGTAAATGTACCATCGTTCTTGGCTCCTATCTTAACCTTCCATGTCCAAGGAGGCCTGGAAGTCCAAGCTAGAGACATCTTCCTATCAAATACGCATATAGATGGTCTGCGAGTCAACTTTGTTACAAAAGCTGCATAGAAGCATCCGCCACCAAGGTTCTTACTACCGAAACCTGCTGCACATATTTCTGGACCGTGGAATGTGACCTGGTTCTGTGGTAACCCAGCATATACTGCTGACAATGGCCACGGCAATGGATGAATGTTCTGCACATCACCCCAAACATGCATGTGATCGGTTCCATCCCATGCGGCAACTCCAACCTGCGGACAAATGGCTCCGTGTGGGTCATTTGGCATCTTATAGGTGGCTTCGTGGATCACATCGGAATCCGCAAAAGCCGCATCAACATCTTTGTATCTTAAAGGTATATAGTAGAACACATTAGGTCGTCCTGGTACTGCCTCTGGCGCTGGCTCATGTGGTATGGCTGTTGGGTTCTGGCTACAAGCATCTTCAGGGTCTATAACTGCAGGCAACTCATCATAATCTACTTCGATTAGACCAACTGCATCGTCAGCTGCCTCCTCAGTCTCAGCGGCTACAAGTGCTAAAGGCTCTCCAGAGTAGCGTACTTTTCCCAAAGCAAGGAATGGTTGGTCACCTAATAGGGTGGTCCCTTCCATTTCAGGGTCATCTCCTTTAAGTACTAATACTACACCTTGGACTGTCTTGGCTTTGCTTGTATCGACTTTGATGTTTGCATGAGCATATAGGCTCGTCTTGAACTTGATAATCAGTTGTCCTGGCATTTCCATATTGTATGTAAAGTTTGGCGTACCTGTGACTATCGCAGGTCCATTGACGTCTTCAACACGTTGGGTTATATATTTCATATCGGCTGTTGAACCCATCGCTTTCATTTGGCTTGCGAATTTAGTTAAATCTCCTACATAACGTTTAGCTTTAACTGCCATTTTTTTTCACTCCTATGCAGCTTCCGCTGCCTCCATTGCTGATTCCATAATTCTAACGTATCCCGTACATCTGCAGATATTGCCTGATAATGCGTCTCTCATTTCGTCCTCGGTTGGATTTGGATTTTTGTCAAGCAATCCTTTGGTTGCCATCATGAATCCAGGTGTACAGAAACCACACTGGAATCCTCTATTCTTGATGAAAGCTTTCTGGATTGGATGTAGCTCTCCACCGCTTGCTAATCCTTCAACCGTTTCAATTGTTGCACCATCTGCATCAATTGCAAGGACCATGCATGAAGGAACCGCTATACCATTCATCAATACGGTACAAGAACCGCATTCTCCTAGATTGCAGCCTAATGAAGTACCTTTCATGGCAAACTCATTCCTTATGATATGAGCTAATGTCCATCGGGAATTTACCCATAAAATCACCGGATTCCCGTTAAGTGTGTACGACACCATCTCGCCATCGGTTGGTTCGACGGCTGGAGCTACTGGTTTCCCTGGCATAGCTATTTGAGTTGCTCCGTAAGTTGCAGCTGCTCCTACGATAAGACCAGCTACAGCTCCCTTGACAAAGCCTCGTCGTGATACCTTACCTTGTTTTAATTTACTCATTTTCTATTTTCACCTTATTAGCACGTGCGCTCTAAGGATAAATAATAAAATTGGAGAAAAATTATACATTTAACTTAGCGCGCTCGTGCAACAGTAATCTACGCTTTCTTCGGATATATCGATGTTGTATCTATTATATATAGCATGTTTATATCTAAAAAAATTGTATATAATATATATATATATATATACTTAAACGGATTACGAGAAATTAAAACTACGACCTTGAGTAATAATTAATCGAGTTGGTGGCTAAATGAATAAGCAATAAGTATTTTTAGTGTAAGCAATACCGTTTAATTTTATCAATATGTAAACACAAGCGTTATATTTAAATAAAGCCAAGCGATATTAAATAAATCGTTGGGAAAGTGGAATCAAATAATTTCGCTTTCAACTTATGATTTCGTATTTAAAAAATCTCATACCTTACCTTGTTTGAAACTCTAAAAAACTATGTGTATCAAAAAAAACCGATTCCACCCCAAAAATAATTCAATTTTTCGCAATATATTCTACTTCAATAAGCGTTAGTATGTACTAAAATTAGTAGGTATCTTTAATGTTTCACGATATTCCGTGAAATCTCAACAATGACTTCACCATTTCTTCTGTAATTATTCCTGGACCAGATTTTGAAAAAGCTATGCGTACGTCTGTCTCTTTTATAGCTTCAGCAATTCCACCGATTCTTTCTTCTACATTCGTTTTTTTACATATCTTCCATTTTTCGGTCTGGTTTTTAAGATCTATTCTTTCAGCATGAAGAGTGCCTTTACTGTCTACCATAATTATATTATCTTGCTTAACTCCAGCTTTTATTATTAATTTTGCAATGGTAATATTTGCAGCTCCACTTCCAATCATAGAAACTGAGATGTCTTTCATTTTTTTCCCTATAATTTTTAGTGAATTTATTAATGCGGAAAGTGTTACTGTTGCTGTTCCCTACTGATCATCGTGCCAAACTGGAATTTCAAGCTCTGATTTTAAAGTTTCGAGTAATTCGAAACATTTTGGCTTTTCTATATAGCGCGCGCATAATTAATAAACAGAAAAGTATTATTAAGGATATTAATGATATTATGCTACTTTTCGTGGTATCTCATCAATTACTTTTCCTTCAGATGATAAAAGTTGAATAAATGAGAAAGTTCGCCCAACCATATGCGTCGAGCAAGACAAGCATGGATCAAAGCAGCGTATCGCAGCTTCTATATGATTTAATATTCCTTTATTCAGTTTTCCGTTTTTAATAGTCTTTAATGCGATCTCTTTTATTGCTAAATTCATAGCCATATTGTTAAAAGCCGTGGCAACGATTAGATTAATCTTATTTATGGCTCCATCATCATCAACTAAATAGTGATGAAGAACAGATCCTCTCGGAGCCTCTATAATACCCACTCCCTCTGTATTCTTAATTTCCTTTGAATTTTTCCAAGTGTTCTTTGAGACTATTTCATCATCAGCCAAGAGTTTTTTTGTCATCTCCGCTGCATATAGCATTTCAATTATTCTTGCATAGTGGTAGTAAATCATTTCGTTTATTACACCGTCCTTTTTAAGTTTTTTAAATTCACTAAACTCTTCATCAGCCATAGGTGTTGAAATCTTATCTGCAACGTTAAGTCTTCCTAAAGGACCTACTATGAGTGATCCTTTTGGGAAGCCAGCACCTTTATAATAAGGGAATTTTAAATAAGACCAATCTTCGACCCTTTCTCCTATGATAGATAGATAGTCATTTGGATCATAATTTCCATCTACCACTTCGCCATTATAATCTTTGATTTTAAGTTTGCCATCATAAAACTCTAGTCCATTATCTTTACTCACTAAACTCATGAAGTACGTTGATATTGCGACTTTGTGCTCTTGTTCAAAGCAGGCATTTTTAATTATTTTAAGGCATTCTTTTATGTCATAAATAATATTATCTATTTGTTTAGATAATTTTAAACGACTACCTTGGTCAAGTGATTTACTGACTCCACCTAGAATCGAATATTTTGGGTGCACTCTTCTTCCTGAGAGGTTTTCAATGATTTCTTGACCGAACTTTCTAAGTCTCAATCCCTTCTTTGCCAATTCGGGTTTACATTCAAGTAGACCTATTAGATTTCTTTTTCTAATATCATAATCATAACCAAGTAAAAGGTCAGGAAGAGAGAGATAAAATATACTCAAAGCATGGGATTGAATTATCTGACCCATATGAAGTAGCATGCGAAGTTTTTTTGCAGGCCCAGGAATCTCTATTCCTAGTATCGCTTCTCCAGCTTTTGCTGATGCAAGACTGTGGCTAATTGGGCATATCCCACAAATTCTTGAAGTTATTACTGGCATTTCCCATAATGGTCTTCCCTCACAGAATTTTTCAAACCCCCTCAATTGGATTACATGGAATTTAGCATCGGCTACATTCTCATTATCATCTAAAGTAATTGTAATCCTTGCATGTCCTTCGATTCTGGTCACAGGGATTTTTATTTCTCTTTCTACCATGACAAAAACCATCTATCATTCAAAACTTGCCATTTCACTTGGCAAGATAGGAATCTTCCCTTTCAATAATTCACTGAATACGTAAAGTATTGTATTAGAATCAGGCGGACATCCAGGAACATAACAATCTACATTTACAACATTACTGATTGCTTTGGCCTTCTCCAAAAATGGGGGAATGTATCTAGATTTCGGTACTTTACCCTCATAATTGCTTTCAGCTTCTATGAATACCCTCGATAGCAAATCTTCTTTATCGAACAGATTTCTATAGGAGGTTATTCCTCCAAAGCATGAGCAATCTCCTATCGCCACAAGTATTTTGCAATTATCCCGTAATTTTTTGACTTGTTCTATATCTTCCTCAGTAGATATCGCTCCCTCTACTATTCCTACATCTGCATTTGGGTACTCTTTTACATCTATTATTGGTGATTTTACTATCTCTATTTTTTCTAAAAGATTGACCAACTTTTCATCGATATCTAGAAGTGACATATGGCATCCTGAGCAACCTGATAACCATAATGTGGAAACTTTTACTTTATTAATACCGAATCCCCCCCCACAACTCAGATAGGGCTATTATTAGCCAATTTTATCTTGATAATGTTTAAGCGTAGATTGTAAATTTGCACTGGCCTTTTTTGTCATAAGCTCAATTGCCTTTAACTGTAGAATATCGGTTTCTTTGTTTAACATTCTTGAAATTCTAGTCATTACATGGATTTCGTCTTCAATATCTGTAGGCTTTTCTAAGATTTTATTTACTAATTGCTCTTTACCATCTGAACTTACTAGACTTCCGCTCCTCTCCAGCCATGTAGTAGCAGGTATTAATACATGTGCTAATGAAGTTATAGGAGAATAATATGCGCCATGTATAACTAAAAAATCTACTTTTCTGAGTTTTGATTTTAAATCGCTATTTAAACAATCATCGTCCCCTAATAATAAATAAGCCATCTTTATCTTATCTGAGAACTCACTGGTACTTGGAATTCTTTTGAGCCATGAACCGAGGCTGTTAGAACTTGGTTTAATCGAAATTACTCCAAATTTATTATCTGTCTCATGATTTTTATGAATAATCCTAGATATCGCTTCTAATGCCTCAGAACCGCCGATTCTGACGAATTCTTCACCGAAGATTAGGATGCAATTCTTTGCCTTTTTAGCTATTTCAATTAATTTTTTTACTTTTTCGTATTTTTCATCATATTCGCCCGCAATATCATGCGCACTTACTTTATTGCCCTGTAAAATCTGTAGAATAGCAAGTAATATACACTCGCTAGTTAATTTTGGCTTTAACCATACATCTGCCATATATCCCAATGGATTCTCAACAGAGTCTATAACTAATAATTTTGCATTGTTAAACCGGACTGCTTTTATGATCTTAGAATGAATAGGATTTTGTGCTTTTGAATTAAAGCCAAATAATAGAATACAATCTGCATTCTCAATGTCGTTAATGGTTAATTCTGAACGCTCCATCAAATATTCTCGCATATTAGAAATGGTCCTATAATAATAACCATCTAAAGTATCCACGTTTTTAGCTACTAAAATTTCATTTGCAAACTTTTGGAAGAATTCGAGAGTTTCGTTATTATATTTACTCGAAATCATAAATGCAATTTCAGAGCTATCTTTAAATGATTTTATTTTATTAGCTACTAATTCTAATACCTCTTCCATGGAGCATTCTTTGAACTCTCTATTTACTCTGACCATTGGCTTTAAAATTCTGTGATGTTCATTGTAAATTAAATCAAATCTTCCTGCTTTACATAATTGAGTTCTTGGATCTTCAAGATTTGTGGATTCTATTCTAACTGCTTTGCCATCTTTTGCGTATACCTCTATAGGACATAAAACACTACATTCTTGACAAATAGTTTTTATCTTTTCACAATCTTTGCGGTTAAACTTAAAAGAGGAATACTTATCGTATATGGCCCCAGTAGGGCATACTTGCATACAAAGACCACAACCGATGCAAGAAGATTTATCAAGAGCATCTTTCAATCCAGGAGTAACTAATGTTTTAGCTCCTCTTTCAGAAAAATCCAGTGCATGTAGACCAACTATTTCATCACATGCTCTAATACATCTGCCACAAGCTAAACAACGATTATGGTCTAAAATTAAATATTCATGGCTTGAATCCATCGATAACTTCGGATTAAGCATTGTAAGCGGAATATTATAAAGCTGAAATTCATATGCGAGCTTTTGTAACTCGCAATCATCGCTCTTCTCACAAAACATACAATAATGGTTTTTCTCTGCAAACAAAAATTCCAATATCTTTCGTCGGTAATTATACAATCCCTTTGAATTGGTTGTAACTACAAGACCATCCCTTGCTGGATAAGTGCAAGCGGTATTCAGTTTTTTCTCGCCTTCAATTTCAACAACACAAAGTCGACATGCACCAATCGGTGTCAATCCCTTCAGATGACAAAGAGTTGGAATATTTATACAATTGGCTAGACAAACATCTAGAACAGTGTTTCCTTTTCTTCCTTTAACTTTCTTTCCGTCGATTGTTAGCTTTATCTCACTCAATTTAAATCAATTCTCTACTTCCAAATCGCATCTAAGGCACCTTTCAGCTTCCTTTCTTGCCTCTTTTGAATTGTAACCTAGGATTACCTCCTCTGTAGTTTTTCTTCTATCAGACAATTGTATTATCCTAGGTTTGATCTTCGGTTTTTCAATTATATCTTCGTCTTCAATTGGAACTGAAGATATTTTGATTTCCATATCTTCAAAATTGATGCCCACGTTAGATTTTCTGCCTTCTATGAATTTATTTATTGAAGATGCTGCTTTCTTTCCAGCTGATATGGCATCAATAACGGTCGCTGGTCCAGATACTATGTCTCCACCTGCAAATACGCCTTCTCTATTTGTTTCAAGAGTTCGTTTGTCGACTAATGCCCATCCAGTTTTTGTATGCTCAAGACCATTACTTTGAAGGAAAGCGATATCGGGTTTTTGACCTAATGCCTCTATTACCGTATCAACTTCGAAGACGAATTCAGAACCTTCAATTGGGAAAGGCTTTTTCCTTGCGCTTTTATCGAATTCACTCAAACGCATTGAAATAAATTTGATCGAATTTACCTTCCCTTTCTCCCCAATTATTTTAATCGGGGATGTCAAGCAATGGAATTTGATTCCCTCTTCTTCTGCAGCACATATTTCCTCTTCTATTGCAGGCATATCCTTCCTTTCGCGCCTGTAAAATAGATGGACTTCAGCTCCTTTTCTAAGCGCCATTCTAGCCGAATCTACCGCTGCATTTCCTCCGCCAATAATCGCTACCTTTTTCCCAACTTCAATTGACTCTTTTAAATTTACCCGTTTTAGGAAATCTAAGGCATCATAAACTCGCTGAAGATTTTCTCCAGGTATATTTAATTCTACGACCTTTTGAGAACCTATTGCGATGAA
This sequence is a window from Candidatus Bathyarchaeota archaeon. Protein-coding genes within it:
- a CDS encoding (2Fe-2S)-binding protein, with amino-acid sequence MSKLKQGKVSRRGFVKGAVAGLIVGAAATYGATQIAMPGKPVAPAVEPTDGEMVSYTLNGNPVILWVNSRWTLAHIIRNEFAMKGTSLGCNLGECGSCTVLMNGIAVPSCMVLAIDADGATIETVEGLASGGELHPIQKAFIKNRGFQCGFCTPGFMMATKGLLDKNPNPTEDEMRDALSGNICRCTGYVRIMESAMEAAEAA
- a CDS encoding xanthine dehydrogenase family protein molybdopterin-binding subunit; the encoded protein is MAVKAKRYVGDLTKFASQMKAMGSTADMKYITQRVEDVNGPAIVTGTPNFTYNMEMPGQLIIKFKTSLYAHANIKVDTSKAKTVQGVVLVLKGDDPEMEGTTLLGDQPFLALGKVRYSGEPLALVAAETEEAADDAVGLIEVDYDELPAVIDPEDACSQNPTAIPHEPAPEAVPGRPNVFYYIPLRYKDVDAAFADSDVIHEATYKMPNDPHGAICPQVGVAAWDGTDHMHVWGDVQNIHPLPWPLSAVYAGLPQNQVTFHGPEICAAGFGSKNLGGGCFYAAFVTKLTRRPSICVFDRKMSLAWTSRPPWTWKVKIGAKNDGTFTGYEATSYYIGPYARFLGGGGLSERARNGIAGTYRWQAVKYDGYSGYSNTQNTLSYRGFSSPETCFAVELAISELANKLGMDQVEIRLKNALKEGERDAVNEIKRSMGFEGVLKTTKRMMDEWGPKPADEGPIKYGRGICGGNKYTQGGMMTNQVFLRVRANGLVDIICDSMDLGHGMNTVWRQFVAETMNIPIERINKVEVNTDIVPHTSNSYSSMATFHGGYAIIDAANNAKKKIEELSGKSYNPDDWSGIGDPFVVDGGIYAPDDYLLGNIDPETSQCLGPHYRMVLFHSHQAAAFEVAVNTDTGELCVTKAVMGADPIPANTTNLEAQIEGAGLVMGMGTATTEERWMDKGIILGDSFLYWPMPTVTCTPKLADITTVIEPVWGEAHGENPRINGPFGVKGCAEGVQAPVAQTILMAISDAIGVQLREIPATPDKILKVLGKA
- a CDS encoding Ni/Fe hydrogenase subunit alpha, with the protein product MVEREIKIPVTRIEGHARITITLDDNENVADAKFHVIQLRGFEKFCEGRPLWEMPVITSRICGICPISHSLASAKAGEAILGIEIPGPAKKLRMLLHMGQIIQSHALSIFYLSLPDLLLGYDYDIRKRNLIGLLECKPELAKKGLRLRKFGQEIIENLSGRRVHPKYSILGGVSKSLDQGSRLKLSKQIDNIIYDIKECLKIIKNACFEQEHKVAISTYFMSLVSKDNGLEFYDGKLKIKDYNGEVVDGNYDPNDYLSIIGERVEDWSYLKFPYYKGAGFPKGSLIVGPLGRLNVADKISTPMADEEFSEFKKLKKDGVINEMIYYHYARIIEMLYAAEMTKKLLADDEIVSKNTWKNSKEIKNTEGVGIIEAPRGSVLHHYLVDDDGAINKINLIVATAFNNMAMNLAIKEIALKTIKNGKLNKGILNHIEAAIRCFDPCLSCSTHMVGRTFSFIQLLSSEGKVIDEIPRKVA
- a CDS encoding molybdopterin-dependent oxidoreductase, encoding MSEIKLTIDGKKVKGRKGNTVLDVCLANCINIPTLCHLKGLTPIGACRLCVVEIEGEKKLNTACTYPARDGLVVTTNSKGLYNYRRKILEFLFAEKNHYCMFCEKSDDCELQKLAYEFQLYNIPLTMLNPKLSMDSSHEYLILDHNRCLACGRCIRACDEIVGLHALDFSERGAKTLVTPGLKDALDKSSCIGCGLCMQVCPTGAIYDKYSSFKFNRKDCEKIKTICQECSVLCPIEVYAKDGKAVRIESTNLEDPRTQLCKAGRFDLIYNEHHRILKPMVRVNREFKECSMEEVLELVANKIKSFKDSSEIAFMISSKYNNETLEFFQKFANEILVAKNVDTLDGYYYRTISNMREYLMERSELTINDIENADCILLFGFNSKAQNPIHSKIIKAVRFNNAKLLVIDSVENPLGYMADVWLKPKLTSECILLAILQILQGNKVSAHDIAGEYDEKYEKVKKLIEIAKKAKNCILIFGEEFVRIGGSEALEAISRIIHKNHETDNKFGVISIKPSSNSLGSWLKRIPSTSEFSDKIKMAYLLLGDDDCLNSDLKSKLRKVDFLVIHGAYYSPITSLAHVLIPATTWLERSGSLVSSDGKEQLVNKILEKPTDIEDEIHVMTRISRMLNKETDILQLKAIELMTKKASANLQSTLKHYQDKIG
- a CDS encoding NADP oxidoreductase codes for the protein MNKVKVSTLWLSGCSGCHMSLLDIDEKLVNLLEKIEIVKSPIIDVKEYPNADVGIVEGAISTEEDIEQVKKLRDNCKILVAIGDCSCFGGITSYRNLFDKEDLLSRVFIEAESNYEGKVPKSRYIPPFLEKAKAISNVVNVDCYVPGCPPDSNTILYVFSELLKGKIPILPSEMASFE